The proteins below are encoded in one region of Bacteroides uniformis:
- a CDS encoding DUF362 domain-containing protein: protein MEKAKVYYSDLRTSPTSNLLDKMERLLKRAGIEQLPLKDSFAAIKIHFGEPGNLAYLRPNYAARMATLLRSLGAKPFLTDCNTLYSGRRANAVDHLQSAMENGFNPISAQCQVIIGDGLKGTDYREIPLNGEYCPAPKIGTAIADADIVISMNHFKGHEQAGFGGALKNLGMGCASVGGKLELHCASQPKIDVESCIGCNICVKHCAHDAVHLNTSRKAEIDYTKCVGCGQCVALCQHDGAVMGAEDTSERLNYKIAEYALAVVMGKPHFHISFIMNVSPECDCWNHNDAAIVPDLGILASADPVALDKACADMVIQAPILHGNNCLATAHEHDDLCGCDKFHLMHPDTDWLAGLRHAEKIGLGTMEYELVKI, encoded by the coding sequence ATGGAAAAAGCAAAAGTATACTACTCTGACTTGCGTACTTCCCCTACATCCAATCTTTTGGATAAAATGGAACGCTTGCTGAAACGGGCAGGCATCGAGCAACTCCCTTTGAAGGATAGCTTTGCTGCCATCAAAATCCATTTCGGCGAACCCGGCAATCTGGCATACTTGCGTCCCAATTATGCAGCTCGAATGGCAACCCTGCTCCGCAGCCTGGGAGCCAAACCTTTCCTGACGGACTGCAACACACTGTATTCCGGTCGTCGCGCCAATGCCGTAGACCACTTGCAAAGCGCGATGGAGAATGGGTTCAACCCCATTTCGGCCCAGTGCCAGGTCATCATCGGCGACGGACTGAAGGGAACGGACTACCGCGAAATCCCTCTGAACGGAGAATATTGTCCGGCACCCAAAATCGGTACAGCGATAGCCGACGCCGATATTGTAATCAGTATGAACCACTTCAAGGGACACGAACAAGCCGGCTTCGGCGGTGCTTTGAAGAATCTGGGCATGGGATGTGCCAGTGTAGGCGGAAAGCTGGAACTGCACTGCGCCTCGCAACCCAAGATTGACGTAGAAAGCTGCATAGGCTGCAACATCTGCGTGAAGCACTGCGCACACGACGCTGTGCACCTCAATACCAGCCGCAAGGCAGAAATAGACTACACCAAATGCGTAGGTTGCGGACAGTGCGTAGCCCTCTGCCAGCACGACGGTGCCGTGATGGGAGCCGAAGATACCTCCGAGCGCCTGAACTACAAGATTGCGGAATATGCCCTCGCTGTCGTTATGGGCAAGCCCCATTTCCACATCAGCTTCATCATGAACGTATCTCCCGAATGCGACTGCTGGAACCACAACGATGCCGCCATCGTGCCCGACCTCGGCATTCTGGCTTCGGCAGACCCGGTTGCACTGGACAAGGCATGTGCAGATATGGTCATCCAAGCCCCGATACTGCACGGTAACAATTGCCTTGCCACGGCACACGAGCACGACGACTTGTGTGGATGCGACAAGTTCCACTTGATGCACCCCGACACGGACTGGCTTGCCGGATTGCGCCATGCCGAGAAAATAGGATTGGGAACCATGGAATATGAATTGGTGAAGATTTGA
- a CDS encoding DUF4476 domain-containing protein yields the protein MKTIRLIIAGLVMTMGFSSCSSLFYDAKVDVLNSIQKGMSRQEVTKILGTPEYRRFDRDIEEWEYSRVLSGKSNISRTQIVVTFEGGRVVAMDSFSGEPRTLPVVPSEVVIDSPAPVYVRGMHPEDFRHFYEKVKSRPFKDDQIEMMRTVARNNSLNCVQCASLMALYTFDDDKMKVLNIFAPNIVDPENYEAILDVIDSLFKKDDAKKILGIRY from the coding sequence ATGAAAACAATCAGACTAATTATTGCGGGACTGGTAATGACGATGGGATTCAGCAGTTGTTCCAGCTTGTTTTATGATGCTAAGGTAGATGTGTTGAACAGTATCCAGAAGGGGATGAGCAGGCAGGAGGTCACCAAGATATTGGGAACTCCAGAGTATCGCCGCTTCGACCGGGATATAGAAGAATGGGAATATTCCAGAGTGCTGTCCGGTAAAAGTAATATCAGCCGAACTCAGATTGTCGTGACTTTTGAAGGTGGGAGAGTCGTTGCAATGGACTCATTCTCCGGAGAGCCACGTACGTTGCCGGTTGTTCCCAGTGAAGTAGTGATAGATTCTCCAGCTCCGGTTTATGTCAGGGGGATGCACCCCGAAGACTTCCGGCATTTTTATGAAAAAGTGAAGTCCCGCCCTTTCAAGGATGATCAAATCGAAATGATGAGAACTGTTGCCCGAAACAACAGTCTGAACTGTGTGCAATGTGCCAGTTTGATGGCACTATATACTTTTGATGACGACAAGATGAAAGTCCTCAACATATTCGCTCCCAATATCGTAGATCCGGAAAACTACGAAGCGATTTTAGACGTCATTGATTCACTGTTCAAGAAAGACGATGCCAAGAAAATTCTGGGCATACGCTATTAA
- the thiD gene encoding bifunctional hydroxymethylpyrimidine kinase/phosphomethylpyrimidine kinase yields MLPPIILSIAGSDCSGGAGIQADIKTISALGGYAASVITAVTAQNTLGVQSVYPIPADMVKAQIASVMDDLRPDAVKIGMVYDAGIVTAIVDCLQTYTPECIVYDPVMISTSGRRLMTEETIQVIKTELFPLCTLITPNLNEASLLWGQTITGTVEMRQAAQELSCRYNTAILVKGGHLEGNDMCDVLYCRQPSAGADVLPSGCILYSNPKIESRNLHGTGCTLSSAIATFLAGGNKLDEAVCKAKEYIGTAINRGKDMNIGHGNGPLWHFPLSE; encoded by the coding sequence ATGCTTCCCCCTATTATCCTTTCCATTGCCGGTTCCGACTGTTCGGGCGGTGCAGGCATACAAGCAGACATAAAGACCATTTCCGCTTTGGGAGGTTATGCCGCTTCCGTCATCACGGCTGTTACTGCACAGAATACACTGGGAGTACAATCGGTTTATCCGATACCTGCGGATATGGTTAAGGCACAAATCGCCTCTGTTATGGATGATTTAAGGCCGGATGCCGTCAAGATAGGTATGGTATATGATGCCGGTATTGTGACCGCCATTGTCGATTGTCTTCAGACATATACTCCGGAGTGTATAGTCTATGACCCCGTCATGATATCGACCAGCGGACGGCGGCTGATGACCGAAGAAACCATACAAGTCATTAAGACGGAACTGTTTCCGCTATGCACCCTCATTACTCCCAACCTGAATGAAGCAAGCCTGCTTTGGGGGCAAACCATTACCGGTACTGTGGAGATGCGACAAGCGGCACAGGAATTATCCTGCAGATACAACACTGCTATTCTCGTCAAAGGCGGACATCTGGAGGGTAATGACATGTGCGACGTGCTTTATTGCCGGCAACCTTCTGCCGGGGCTGACGTCCTGCCATCCGGATGCATCCTCTATTCCAACCCCAAAATAGAGAGCCGTAACCTGCACGGCACAGGGTGTACCCTTTCCTCTGCCATAGCTACATTTCTTGCCGGTGGCAACAAACTCGATGAAGCGGTCTGCAAGGCTAAAGAGTATATCGGTACTGCGATAAACCGGGGGAAAGACATGAATATAGGGCACGGGAACGGTCCGTTATGGCACTTTCCTTTATCGGAATAA
- a CDS encoding thiamine phosphate synthase, giving the protein MKLIVITTPQFFEGEAAAVTSLFQNGLEILHLRKPGASAEEMEYFLRQLPMEYMPRIVTHEQFQLASVFGLKGIHLNGRNPQIPFGYKGHISCSCHSLEEVLKHKSDCSYVFLSPIYDSISKEGYSSAYSCDTLKKAQQAGIIDSNVMALGGISLEHLPEIAALGFGGAVLLGDVWQQAKEAFIPHFLHLKQLSSHPFNF; this is encoded by the coding sequence ATGAAACTGATAGTCATTACCACGCCGCAATTCTTTGAAGGAGAAGCAGCGGCAGTTACCTCCTTATTCCAAAACGGTTTGGAAATACTCCATCTGCGCAAGCCGGGAGCTTCGGCAGAAGAGATGGAGTATTTCCTGCGGCAGTTGCCGATGGAATATATGCCGCGCATTGTCACGCATGAGCAATTCCAGCTGGCATCCGTTTTCGGTCTGAAAGGAATTCATCTGAACGGGCGCAATCCGCAGATACCGTTCGGATATAAGGGACACATCAGTTGTTCCTGCCACTCTCTTGAAGAAGTGTTGAAACATAAATCAGATTGTAGCTATGTGTTCCTCAGTCCCATTTATGACAGTATATCCAAAGAAGGCTACTCTTCCGCTTACTCCTGCGATACCTTGAAGAAAGCACAGCAAGCAGGTATCATCGATTCCAACGTCATGGCATTGGGTGGCATCAGTTTGGAACATCTTCCGGAAATAGCCGCTTTAGGTTTCGGAGGTGCCGTACTGCTGGGAGATGTCTGGCAGCAAGCGAAGGAAGCTTTCATCCCCCACTTCCTCCACCTGAAACAGCTTTCCTCTCACCCCTTTAATTTTTAA
- a CDS encoding HesA/MoeB/ThiF family protein, producing the protein MNRYARQTSLPEIGEAGQEKLRNAKVLIVGVGGLGSPIALYLAGAGVGTLGLVDDDQVSISNLQRQVLYAEADLGQPKPLCGARRVQGLNSDVNVEVYPFRLDKKNAGELIRNYDIVVDGCDNFATRYLLNDVCNAWGKPYVYGAIQGFEGQVSVFCYGEGAKNYRDLYPDEEGTLLMPSPDKSVIGVTPAIVGSVEANEVLKLICGYGEPLAGKLWTIDLRTMQSYILSL; encoded by the coding sequence ATGAACCGATATGCCAGACAAACGTCCCTTCCCGAAATAGGCGAAGCCGGACAAGAGAAACTGCGTAATGCCAAGGTGTTGATAGTCGGTGTGGGAGGATTGGGTTCTCCCATTGCCCTCTATCTGGCGGGAGCAGGAGTCGGAACGCTGGGATTGGTGGACGATGACCAGGTCAGCATCAGTAATCTTCAACGTCAGGTTCTGTATGCTGAAGCTGACCTTGGACAGCCTAAACCTCTATGTGGCGCCCGTAGAGTGCAGGGTTTGAACAGCGATGTAAACGTGGAAGTATACCCCTTCCGTCTGGACAAGAAGAATGCCGGAGAACTGATAAGGAACTACGATATAGTGGTAGACGGATGCGATAACTTCGCTACCCGCTACTTGCTGAATGACGTATGCAACGCTTGGGGCAAGCCCTACGTTTATGGTGCCATTCAAGGCTTTGAAGGCCAAGTGTCCGTCTTCTGCTACGGTGAGGGTGCAAAAAACTATCGTGACCTCTATCCGGATGAAGAAGGGACACTGCTCATGCCATCTCCGGACAAATCGGTTATCGGCGTAACCCCTGCCATTGTGGGTAGCGTAGAAGCCAATGAAGTGTTGAAACTGATTTGCGGCTACGGTGAACCCTTGGCAGGAAAGCTATGGACGATTGATTTAAGAACCATGCAGTCGTATATTCTCTCATTATAG
- the thiH gene encoding 2-iminoacetate synthase ThiH, which yields MFSDELEHISWEETTARIHAKTDADVRRALSKEHCNVEDFMALISPAAAPYLETMARLSKKYTEARFGKTISMFVPLYITNSCTNSCVYCGFHISNPMPRTILTEEEIVNEYKAIKKLAPFENLLLVTGENPAKAGVPYIARALDLAKPYFSNLKIEVMPLKTEEYAELKEHGMNGVICFQETYHKANYNIYHPRGMKSKFEWRVNGFDRMGQAGVHSIGMGVLIGLEKEWRTDITMMAYHLRYLQKHYWQTKYSVNFPRMRPSENGGFQPNVIMSDCELAQVTFAMRIFDHDVDISYSTREPADIRDHMATLGVTTMSAESKTEPGGYYSYPQTLEQFHVSDERKAVEVDKALKRLGREPVWKDWDASFDLKAFKR from the coding sequence ATGTTTTCAGACGAATTAGAACATATATCCTGGGAGGAAACCACGGCACGCATCCATGCCAAGACAGATGCGGATGTACGCCGTGCCCTCTCCAAAGAACATTGTAATGTAGAGGACTTCATGGCCCTCATCTCACCCGCCGCTGCCCCCTATCTGGAGACGATGGCACGATTGAGCAAGAAATACACCGAGGCACGATTCGGGAAGACCATCTCCATGTTCGTGCCTCTTTACATCACGAATTCCTGCACCAACTCTTGCGTGTATTGCGGTTTCCACATCAGCAACCCCATGCCGCGTACCATACTGACGGAAGAAGAAATCGTGAACGAGTACAAGGCCATCAAGAAGCTGGCACCTTTCGAGAATTTGCTGTTGGTGACGGGAGAAAATCCGGCCAAAGCAGGCGTGCCCTACATAGCCCGCGCACTGGACCTGGCAAAACCCTACTTCAGCAATCTGAAAATAGAAGTGATGCCCTTAAAAACGGAAGAGTATGCAGAGCTGAAAGAGCACGGCATGAACGGTGTGATTTGTTTCCAGGAAACCTATCACAAAGCGAATTACAACATCTACCACCCCCGCGGCATGAAGTCCAAGTTTGAATGGCGTGTCAACGGTTTTGACCGTATGGGGCAGGCAGGCGTCCATTCCATCGGCATGGGAGTGCTCATCGGTCTGGAGAAAGAATGGCGGACAGACATCACCATGATGGCTTATCACCTGCGCTATCTCCAGAAACATTATTGGCAGACGAAATACAGCGTCAACTTCCCCCGTATGCGTCCTTCGGAGAATGGCGGCTTCCAGCCCAATGTCATCATGAGCGACTGCGAACTGGCACAAGTCACTTTTGCCATGCGTATCTTTGACCATGATGTGGACATCTCCTACTCCACCCGCGAGCCTGCCGATATACGCGACCATATGGCAACACTTGGTGTGACAACCATGAGCGCCGAAAGCAAGACCGAGCCGGGAGGATATTACAGCTATCCGCAAACGCTGGAACAGTTTCATGTCAGCGACGAGCGCAAGGCTGTGGAAGTGGACAAAGCGTTGAAACGCCTGGGGCGCGAACCGGTGTGGAAAGATTGGGATGCGAGTTTTGATTTGAAGGCTTTCAAGAGATGA
- the thiC gene encoding phosphomethylpyrimidine synthase ThiC: MNQKIKFPRSEKVYLPGTLFPELRVAMRKVEQVPSTNFIDGEKVLTPNPEVYVYDTSGPFSDPAVEVDLKKGLPRLREPWILKRGDVEQLSEITSEYGRMRRDDQSLDSLRFEHITLPYRALQGKCCTQMYYAKQGIITPEMEYVAIRENMNCAELGIETHITPEFVRQEIAAGRALLPANINHPEAEPMIIGRNFLVKINTNIGNSATTSGIEEEVEKALWSCKWGGDTLMDLSTGENIHETREWIIRNCPVPVGTVPIYQALEKVNGKVEDLTWEIYRDTLIEQCEQGVDYFTIHAGIRRHNVHLAEKRLCGIVSRGGSIMSKWCLVHDRESFLYEHFDDICDILAQYDVAISLGDGLRPGSTHDANDEAQFAELDTMGELVLRAWDKNVQAFIEGPGHVPMHKIKENMERQIEKCHDAPFYTLGPIVTDIAPGYDHITSAIGAAQIGWLGTAMLCYVTPKEHLALPDKEDVRVGVITYKIAAHAADLAKGHPGAQVRDNALSKARYEFRWKDQFDLSLDPERAFSYFHAGKHVDGEYCTMCGPNFCAMRLSRELKKK, encoded by the coding sequence ATGAACCAGAAGATAAAATTCCCCCGTTCCGAGAAAGTATATTTGCCGGGCACCTTGTTTCCCGAATTGCGCGTAGCTATGCGCAAGGTGGAGCAAGTGCCCAGTACGAACTTCATTGATGGAGAAAAGGTACTTACTCCGAATCCGGAAGTGTATGTGTATGATACCAGCGGACCGTTCAGCGACCCTGCCGTCGAAGTGGATTTGAAGAAAGGGCTGCCCCGTCTGCGCGAGCCGTGGATACTGAAACGCGGCGATGTGGAGCAGCTTTCCGAAATAACGTCGGAGTACGGACGCATGCGCCGCGACGACCAGTCGCTCGACTCTCTGCGCTTTGAGCATATCACCCTGCCCTACCGCGCCCTTCAAGGAAAATGCTGCACACAGATGTACTATGCCAAACAAGGTATCATCACGCCTGAAATGGAGTATGTGGCGATTCGCGAGAACATGAACTGCGCGGAGCTGGGAATAGAGACGCACATCACACCGGAATTTGTACGCCAGGAGATTGCTGCCGGACGCGCCCTGCTTCCTGCCAACATCAACCATCCCGAAGCAGAGCCGATGATTATAGGCCGTAACTTCCTGGTGAAGATAAATACCAATATCGGAAACTCCGCCACCACCTCGGGCATCGAAGAAGAGGTAGAGAAAGCATTGTGGAGCTGCAAATGGGGCGGCGACACGCTGATGGACCTCTCCACGGGCGAGAACATACACGAAACGCGCGAATGGATTATCCGCAACTGTCCCGTTCCCGTGGGCACTGTCCCCATCTACCAGGCATTGGAGAAAGTGAACGGCAAGGTGGAAGACCTCACCTGGGAAATCTACCGCGACACCTTGATTGAACAATGCGAGCAGGGAGTGGACTACTTCACCATCCATGCCGGCATACGCCGCCACAATGTGCATCTGGCCGAGAAAAGGTTGTGCGGCATCGTGAGCCGTGGCGGCAGCATCATGAGCAAATGGTGCCTGGTGCACGACCGCGAAAGTTTCCTTTACGAACACTTTGATGACATTTGCGACATTCTGGCACAGTATGACGTTGCCATCTCTTTGGGAGACGGGCTGCGTCCGGGGTCTACGCACGATGCCAACGATGAAGCGCAGTTTGCAGAACTCGACACGATGGGCGAGCTTGTGCTGCGTGCCTGGGACAAGAATGTGCAGGCTTTCATCGAAGGTCCCGGCCACGTGCCCATGCACAAGATTAAGGAGAATATGGAGCGCCAGATAGAAAAATGCCACGATGCGCCTTTCTATACGCTCGGCCCCATCGTGACGGACATCGCACCGGGATACGACCATATCACGTCCGCCATCGGTGCAGCGCAGATAGGCTGGCTGGGTACGGCGATGCTCTGCTATGTCACTCCCAAAGAGCATCTGGCACTGCCCGATAAGGAGGATGTGCGTGTAGGTGTCATCACCTATAAGATAGCCGCCCATGCCGCCGACCTGGCAAAAGGGCATCCCGGAGCACAAGTGCGTGACAATGCACTGAGCAAAGCACGTTATGAATTCCGCTGGAAAGACCAGTTTGACTTGTCGCTCGACCCGGAACGTGCGTTCAGCTATTTTCATGCAGGGAAGCATGTGGATGGGGAGTATTGCACGATGTGCGGACCGAACTTCTGTGCAATGCGGTTGTCGAGAGAATTAAAAAAGAAATAA
- a CDS encoding thiazole synthase — MEKLVIAEREFNSRLFLGTGKFNSDEVMEQSILASGTEMVTVAMKRIELDNKEDNMLVHIQHPGIQLLPNTSGVRNAEEAVFAAQMAREAFGTNWLKLEIHPDPRYLLPDSVETLKATEELVKLGFVVLPYCQADPTLCKRLEEAGAATVMPLGAPIGTNKGLQTRDFLRIIIEQANIPVVVDAGIGAPSHAAEAMEMGASACLVNTAIAVAGDPVTMAVAFKQAVEAGRMAYEAGLGIQADNFVAEASSPLTAFLNEK; from the coding sequence ATGGAAAAATTAGTGATTGCGGAACGTGAGTTCAACTCCCGTCTGTTTTTAGGAACCGGAAAGTTCAATTCCGATGAAGTGATGGAGCAGTCTATCCTGGCATCCGGCACAGAAATGGTGACGGTAGCCATGAAACGCATTGAACTGGACAACAAGGAAGACAATATGCTGGTACACATACAGCATCCCGGTATCCAGCTTCTGCCCAACACCTCCGGCGTGCGCAATGCCGAAGAAGCTGTTTTTGCTGCACAGATGGCGCGTGAAGCTTTCGGCACGAACTGGCTGAAACTGGAGATACACCCCGACCCCCGCTATCTGTTGCCCGATTCTGTAGAGACGCTGAAAGCCACGGAAGAACTGGTCAAGTTAGGATTTGTGGTACTGCCCTATTGCCAGGCCGACCCCACACTGTGCAAGAGGCTGGAAGAAGCCGGTGCCGCCACCGTCATGCCGCTGGGTGCTCCTATCGGTACAAACAAAGGACTACAGACAAGGGATTTCCTGAGAATAATCATTGAACAAGCCAATATCCCCGTAGTGGTGGATGCCGGTATCGGTGCCCCGAGCCATGCGGCAGAGGCTATGGAAATGGGCGCTTCGGCTTGCCTGGTGAATACAGCCATTGCAGTGGCGGGCGACCCCGTGACCATGGCGGTAGCGTTCAAGCAGGCTGTAGAGGCGGGACGCATGGCATACGAAGCAGGTCTGGGCATACAGGCAGATAATTTTGTTGCGGAAGCCAGCTCACCGCTGACGGCTTTCTTGAATGAAAAATGA
- a CDS encoding thiamine phosphate synthase yields MKDERLKNGGMQFITHYTERYSYLDAARMALEGGCRWVQLRMKDTPVETIEPVALEVQALCRQYGATFIIDDHVELARKLHADGVHLGKKDMPIADARRILGAEYIIGGTANTFEDVLQHYKAGADYIGCGPFRYTTTKKNLSPILGLEGYTAIIHRMQEKDIHLPIVAIGGITIADIPAVMQTGVSGIALSGTVLHADSPADEMKRIISLMENEK; encoded by the coding sequence ATGAAGGACGAGAGACTGAAAAACGGAGGAATGCAGTTCATCACGCACTATACGGAACGATATTCGTATCTGGATGCTGCACGCATGGCTCTTGAGGGCGGTTGCCGCTGGGTGCAACTGCGCATGAAAGACACCCCGGTGGAAACGATAGAACCCGTAGCTTTGGAAGTGCAGGCCCTTTGCCGGCAATACGGTGCCACCTTCATCATTGACGACCATGTGGAACTGGCGCGAAAACTGCATGCCGACGGCGTACATCTTGGAAAGAAAGACATGCCCATAGCCGACGCACGCCGGATTCTGGGCGCGGAGTACATTATAGGCGGTACCGCCAATACTTTTGAGGATGTACTGCAACACTACAAAGCCGGTGCCGACTACATAGGCTGCGGCCCCTTCCGCTACACCACTACCAAGAAGAATCTGAGTCCGATATTGGGACTGGAAGGATATACAGCTATCATCCACCGGATGCAGGAGAAGGATATACACCTTCCGATAGTAGCCATCGGTGGAATAACCATAGCGGATATTCCAGCCGTTATGCAGACGGGGGTAAGCGGGATTGCCCTTTCGGGCACGGTACTGCATGCCGATAGTCCGGCAGATGAAATGAAAAGAATCATTTCTTTAATGGAGAATGAAAAATAA
- the thiS gene encoding sulfur carrier protein ThiS — MKVLVNNKEVKTGATTLSQLIEELALPMQGIAVAVDNRIVLRTEWTKCILREYMPIIIIKAACGG, encoded by the coding sequence ATGAAAGTATTGGTCAACAACAAGGAAGTGAAAACCGGCGCCACTACCCTTTCACAACTTATCGAGGAACTTGCCCTACCGATGCAAGGCATTGCCGTGGCCGTAGACAACCGTATTGTACTTCGCACGGAATGGACAAAATGCATCCTGAGGGAATACATGCCCATCATCATTATCAAAGCAGCTTGCGGAGGGTGA
- the fabD gene encoding ACP S-malonyltransferase has protein sequence MKAFVFPGQGAQFVGMGKDLYENSALAKELFEKANDILGYRITDIMFNGTDEDLRQTKVTQPAVFLHSVISALCMGDDFKPEMTAGHSLGEFSALVAAGALSFEDGLKLVYARAMAMQKACEAQPSTMAAIIALPDEKVEEICAQVSAEGEVCVAANYNCPGQIVISGSIEGINKACELMKAAGAKRALPLKVGGAFHSPLMNPAKVELEAAINATEIHAPKCPVYQNVDAMPHTDPVEIKKNLVAQLTASVRWTQTVKNMVADGATDFTECGPGAVLQGLIKKIAPEATAHGIA, from the coding sequence ATGAAAGCATTTGTATTTCCGGGTCAAGGTGCCCAATTCGTTGGCATGGGAAAGGACCTGTACGAAAATTCGGCATTAGCCAAGGAACTTTTTGAGAAAGCAAATGATATCCTCGGGTATCGTATTACTGATATTATGTTCAACGGAACAGATGAAGACCTGCGCCAGACTAAAGTTACCCAACCTGCCGTGTTCCTTCATTCCGTTATTTCCGCCCTCTGCATGGGCGATGACTTTAAGCCGGAGATGACCGCCGGTCACTCATTGGGCGAGTTCTCTGCCTTGGTTGCTGCCGGTGCACTGAGCTTTGAAGATGGTCTGAAACTGGTGTATGCCCGTGCCATGGCTATGCAAAAGGCTTGCGAGGCACAGCCCTCCACTATGGCAGCCATTATTGCCCTGCCGGATGAAAAGGTTGAGGAAATCTGCGCTCAAGTAAGTGCTGAAGGTGAAGTTTGCGTGGCAGCCAACTATAACTGCCCGGGACAGATTGTAATTTCCGGTTCCATAGAAGGTATCAACAAGGCTTGCGAACTGATGAAGGCTGCAGGTGCAAAGCGTGCTCTGCCGTTGAAGGTAGGCGGTGCGTTCCACTCTCCGCTGATGAACCCTGCCAAAGTTGAACTGGAAGCAGCCATCAATGCAACAGAAATCCATGCTCCGAAGTGCCCCGTATATCAGAATGTAGACGCTATGCCTCATACTGACCCGGTAGAAATCAAGAAGAACCTGGTGGCTCAGCTGACAGCATCGGTACGTTGGACGCAAACAGTGAAGAACATGGTTGCCGATGGTGCTACGGACTTCACAGAGTGCGGTCCTGGTGCAGTGCTGCAAGGTCTTATCAAGAAGATTGCACCGGAAGCTACGGCTCACGGGATTGCATAA
- a CDS encoding NUDIX hydrolase has product MQNIEQKTPLANNHISVDCVVIGFDGEQLKVLLIKRAGEEEGEIFHDMKLPGSLIYMDEDLDEAAKRVLNELTGLKNVNLMQFKAFGSKNRTKDPRDVHWLERAMQSKVERIVTIAYLSLVKIDRALNRDLDNYQASWVAMPDIKALAFDHNLIIKEAITYVRQYVEFNPSSLFDLLPRKFTASQLRTLYELVYDKQYDVRNFHKKIALMEYVVPLEEKQQGVAHRAARYYRFDKKIYNKIRR; this is encoded by the coding sequence ATGCAAAACATAGAACAAAAAACGCCGTTGGCAAACAATCATATCTCTGTGGACTGTGTAGTGATTGGTTTTGACGGAGAACAGCTAAAGGTTCTGCTGATTAAGCGTGCAGGAGAGGAAGAAGGAGAAATCTTTCATGATATGAAGCTTCCCGGAAGTTTGATTTACATGGATGAGGATTTGGATGAAGCTGCCAAACGGGTGTTGAATGAATTGACGGGGCTGAAGAACGTCAATCTGATGCAATTCAAGGCATTCGGCTCAAAAAACCGTACGAAGGACCCCAGAGATGTACATTGGCTGGAACGTGCCATGCAGTCCAAGGTAGAGCGTATTGTCACCATAGCCTATCTTTCCCTGGTGAAGATAGACCGCGCATTGAACCGTGATTTGGACAATTATCAAGCTAGTTGGGTAGCCATGCCGGATATAAAGGCTCTGGCATTCGACCACAACCTGATTATCAAGGAGGCCATTACCTATGTCCGTCAGTACGTCGAGTTCAACCCGTCTTCACTGTTCGACTTGTTGCCGCGTAAGTTCACCGCATCCCAGCTTCGCACTTTGTACGAACTGGTGTATGACAAGCAGTACGACGTACGCAATTTCCATAAAAAAATTGCCTTGATGGAGTATGTCGTCCCCCTGGAAGAAAAACAGCAGGGCGTGGCCCACCGGGCGGCACGCTACTACCGTTTCGACAAAAAGATATACAATAAAATCCGACGGTAG